From Rutidosis leptorrhynchoides isolate AG116_Rl617_1_P2 chromosome 3, CSIRO_AGI_Rlap_v1, whole genome shotgun sequence, a single genomic window includes:
- the LOC139901046 gene encoding uncharacterized protein: protein MAPFEILYGRKCRAPICWNEPGEKVELAKEKLKEARTRQKSYADKHRKALEFKIGEHVFLKVSPNKGIRRFGIKGKLSPRFIGPFEILKRVGEVYYRLALPPALSHVHNLFHVCSLRGYNYSPLHVVQYPLHKIREDLSCEEDAQEILAREERVLRNKVIHYVKLLWRNHPERVATWELEESIRERYPFLFT from the coding sequence ATGGCACCCTTCGAGATATTGTATGGACGGAAATGTAGAGCCCCTATATGTTGGAACGAACCCGGTGAAAAGGTGGAATTGGCAAAGGAAAAGTTGAAAGAGGCTCGTAcccgtcagaagagttatgctgaCAAGCATCGCAAGGCACTCGAGTTTAAAATCGGTGAACATGTTTTTCTTAAAGTTTCTCCTAATAAAGGCATCCGTCGTTTTGGCATAAAAGGAAAACTCAGTCCGCGattcattggtccttttgaaatcttaaaAAGAGTAGGTGAAGTCTATTACCGTCTGGCACTACCCCCGGCTTTGTCTCATGTTCATAATCTGTTTCACGTGTGTAGTTTACGAGGCTATAACTACTCTCCACTTCATGTCGTTCAATATCCACTTCATAAGATCCGAGAAGACTTGTCATGTGAAGAGGATGCACAAGAAATTCTAGCTCGTGAGGAAAGAGTACTTCGAAATAAAGTAATTCATTATGTTAAATTGTTGTGGAGAAATCACCCGGAGCGTGTGGCCACATGGGAACTTGAGGAGTCCATTCGTGAACGTTACCCATTTCTATTTACCTAA